A DNA window from Bubalus bubalis isolate 160015118507 breed Murrah chromosome 22, NDDB_SH_1, whole genome shotgun sequence contains the following coding sequences:
- the KCNG2 gene encoding potassium voltage-gated channel subfamily G member 2 — translation MALLPGPAERRGGGGGARARHVIINVGGCRVRLAWAALARCPLARLERLRACRGHDELLRVCDDYDVSRDEFFFDRSPCAFRAIVALLRAGKLRLLRGPCALAFRDELAYWGIDEARLERCCLRRLRRREEEAAEARAGPAERGAPGSPACTPRPGGRLARGRRRLRDVVDDPRSGPAGKLFACVSVAFVAVTAVGLCLSTMPDIRAEEERGECSPKCRNLFVLETVCVAWFSFEFLLRSLQAESKCAFLRTPLNIIDILAILPFYVSLLVGLAARPGVGGNKLLERAGLVLRLLRALRVLYVMRLARHSLGLRSLGLTVRRCAREFGLLLLFLCVAMALFAPLVHLAERELGARRDFSSVPASYWWAVISMTTVGYGDMVPRSLPGQVVALSSILSGILLMAFPVTSIFHTFSRSYSELKEQQQRAASPEPALREDSTRSASASASASATEDYCSQSPDGAGSAGASAEGPWAPAGPT, via the exons GCGCCTGGCCTGGGCCGCGCTGGCTCGCTGTCCCCTCGCGCGCCTCGAGCGCCTGCGCGCCTGCCGCGGCCACGACGAGCTGCTGCGCGTGTGCGACGACTACGACGTGAGCCGCGACGAGTTCTTCTTCGACCGCAGTCCCTGCGCCTTCCGCGCCATCGTGGCGCTGCTGCGCGCCGGGAAGCTGCGGCTGCTGCGCGGCCCGTGCGCCCTGGCCTTCCGCGACGAGCTGGCGTACTGGGGCATTGACGAGGCGCGCCTGGAGCGTTGCTGCCTGCGCCGCCTGCGCCGCCGCGAGGAGGAGGCGGCCGAGGCGCGCGCGGGGCCGGCGGAGCGCGGGGCACCAGGGAGCCCGGCCTGCACCCCGCGACCTGGCGGGCGGCTCGCGCGGGGCCGGCGGCGCCTGCGCGACGTGGTGGACGACCCGCGCTCAGGCCCGGCCGGCAAGCTCTTCGCCTGCGTGTCCGTGGCCTTCGTGGCCGTCACGGCCGTCGGCCTCTGCCTCAGCACCATGCCGGACATCCGCGCCGAAGAGGAGCGG GGCGAGTGCTCCCCTAAGTGTCGCAACCTGTTCGTGCTGGAGACAGTGTGCGTGGCCTGGTTCTCCTTCGAGTTCCTGCTGCGCTCGCTGCAGGCCGAGAGCAAGTGCGCCTTCCTGCGGACCCCGCTCAACATCATCGACATCCTGGCCATCCTGCCCTTCTACGTGTCTCTGCTCGTGGGCCTCGCGGCCCGGCCCGGCGTGGGAGGCAACAAGCTGCTGGAGCGCGCGGGGCTGGTGCTTCGGCTCCTGCGGGCGCTGCGCGTGCTCTACGTGATGCGCCTGGCGCGCCACTCGCTGGGGCTGCGCTCGCTCGGCTTGACCGTGCGCCGCTGCGCGCGCGAGTTcgggctgctgctgctcttcCTCTGCGTGGCCATGGCCCTCTTTGCGCCGCTCGTGCACCTGGCCGAGCGCGAGCTGGGCGCGCGCCGCGACTTCTCCAGCGTGCCGGCCAGCTACTGGTGGGCCGTCATCTCCATGACCACCGTGGGCTACGGCGACATGGTGCCGCGCAGCCTGCCCGGGCAGGTGGTGGCGCTGAGCAGCATCCTCAGCGGCATCCTGCTCATGGCCTTCCCGGTCACCTCCATCTTCCACACCTTCTCGCGCTCCTACTCGGAGCTCAAGGAGCAGCAGCAGCGCGCCGCCAGCCCCGAGCCCGCCCTGCGCGAGGACAGCACGCGCTCCGCCTCCGCCTCCGCCTCCGCCTCCGCCACGGAGGACTACTGCTCGCAGAGCCCCGACGGCGCCGGCTCGGCCGGGGCCTCAGCGGAGGGGCCGTGGGCACCGGCGGGGCCGACCTGA